One genomic window of Serinus canaria isolate serCan28SL12 chromosome 4, serCan2020, whole genome shotgun sequence includes the following:
- the PCM1 gene encoding pericentriolar material 1 protein isoform X20 yields MATGGAPFEEGMNDQDLPSWSNESLDDRLNNTDWGGQQKKANRSSEKNKKKLSGEGDTRLTNDISPESSPGMERRKTRTSHSFPHARYMTQMSVPEQAELERLKQRINFSDLDQRSIGSDSQGRATAANNKRQLNENKKPFNFLSVQINTNKSKDPASGSQKKEGGVSAQCKELFGAALSKDFLQNCQASAQEDGRGEQAMDSSQIVSRLVQIRDYIAKASSMRDDLVEKNERSANVERLSHLIDDLKEQEKSYLKFLQKMLARENEEDDVRTIDSAVGSGSVGESTSLNIDVQSEASDTTARDPQQEAKEELENLKKQHDLLKRMLQQQEELKALQGRQAALLALQHKAEQAIAVLDDSVVTETTGSVSGVSLTSELNEELNDLIQRFHNQLHDSQTQSVPDNRRQAESLSLTREISQSRNSSMCEHQSDEKAQLFNKMRMLQGKKQKMDKLLGELHTLRDQHLNNSSFFPASSSPQRSVDQRSTTSAASGPVGIVTVVNGEPNSLASAPYPPDSLVSQNESEEDENLNPTEKLQKLNEVRKRLNELRELVHYYEQTSDMMADAVNENTKEEEETEESESDSEHEDPQPVTNIRNPQGISSWSEINSNSNVQCGANNRDGRHLNTDCEINNRSAANIRTLNMSSALDCHNRENDKRLDLPQGEDDEVEDRVSEDSMSSHRSSLGDVAGDAEFEQKINRLIAAKQKLRQLQNLAAMVQDDDPEPQGAVANASNIGDLLGEVEETKQQPNNVRASSNKLKKDVRLNEKAREKFYEAKLQQQQRELKQLQEERRKLFEIQEKIQVLQKACPDLQLSAGLGNCPANRQTSQATSTPATNECNTAGKPLFECDESLPVGSELWSEMRRHEILREELRQRRKQLEALMAEDQRRRELAETISAVAASVKSEGSEAQCTPRQSRTEKTMATWGGSTQCALEEENGDEDGYLSDGGGQAEEEEEDASSLNDSFSVYPNNNIPENAYFGKGNKDRWKNCRPLSADGNYRPVSKARQQQNINMRRQENFRWMSELSYVEEKERWQEQINQLKKQHEFSVSICQTLMQDQQTLSCLLQTLLTGPYSMMPNNVASSQIHLIMHQLNQCYTQLTWQQNNVQRLKQMLSDLMQQQEQQCQEKPSRKERGSSAPPPPSPVFCPFNYPPQPVNLFSVPGFTNFSSFAPGINCNPVFPSGFGDFAHNVSPRSSEQQEQQHPLEHNTSGKTEYMAFPKPFESSSSNGAEKQRNHRQPEEETEKRSTWLDDSQEMKKDDQSQLNAGFAVSVQNIASGHKNQCDMNRRREFDEESLESFSSMPDPIDPTTVTKTFRSRKASAQASLASKDKTPKSKTKRKSSSQLKGRTKNAGYESASASSVCEPCKNNKSRHSDDVVHAKVFSKRNQEQLEKIIKYSRSTEMSSAHARRILQQSNRNACIEAPETGSDLSMFEALRDTIYSEVATLISQNESRPHFLIELFHELQLLNTDYLRQRALYALQDIVTRHLCEKNEKGKCSKSLNSSTWVASNSELTPSESLASTDDETFGKNFSTEACQECERPDADNGSTLSTSSNFEPFATDDLGNTVIHLDKALSWMREYERMKVEAESTLDSEGCSSNFQGASAAKLEGPGTGECQSVPQSGDVSAVPCPRIDTQQLDRQIKAIMKEVIPFLKEHMDEVCSSQLLTSVRRMVLTLTQQNDESKEFVKFFHKQLGSILQDSLAKFAGRKLKDCGEDLLVEISEVLFNELAFFKLMQDLDSNSISVKQRCKRKIETTEGMQSYAKEAKKGLQVDVCSSVEDVDEDKDKDETETAKQVPDSEVCAGNRVPENIRSDASEQEEDEESESGPVAISLSKAETQALTNYGSGEDENEDEEIEFEEGPVDVQTSLQASSETTENEQTSNQELTKAKSSEISSSEQPAKGEQDVAAAVHHYFSVMENTPALTANTPESFITATVKTEGSSSSLTVNETQTRDTTCAENKSGASSESSMAGSPDTESPVLVNEYEPGSGNVSQKSDEDDFVKVEDLPLKLAVYSEADLMKKMETEAQTKSLSDELLDRGGAQDQELVGDAQTLKEPETFGAQNA; encoded by the exons ATGGCAACAGGAGGTGCTCCCTTTGAAGAAGGCATGAATGATCAGGACTTGCCCAGCTGGAGCAATGAGAGCCTTGATGACCGGCTGAACAACAcg GACTGGGGAGGTcaacagaagaaagcaaacagatcttcagagaaaaacaagaaaaagcttAGTGGGGAAGGTGATACAAGGCTTACTAATGACATATCTCCAGAATCTTCACCTGGAATGGAACGACGGAAGACCAGAACTTCTCATAGCTTTCCTCATGCTCGATACATGACTCAGATGTCTGTTCCAGAGCAGGCTGAACTAGAAAGGCTTAAACAAAGAATAAACTTCAGTGATCTGGATCAG AGAAGCATTGGAAGTGATTCTCAAGGCAGAGCAACGGCTGCTAATAACAAACGTCAacttaatgaaaacaaaaaaccattcAACTTCCTGTCAGTACAGATTAATACTAACAAAAGCAAAGATCCTGCCTCAGGTTCCCAAAAAAAGGAAGGTGGGGTATCAGCGCAATGTAAAGAGTTGTTTGGAGCTGCTCTAAGCAAGGATTTTTTGCAAAATTGTCAAGCATCTGCTCAAGAAGATGGAAGGGGAGAACAGGCAATGGATAGTAGCCAG ATTGTGAGCAGACTAGTTCAGATTCGCGACTATATTGCTAAGGCCAGCTCCATGCGGGATGATCTTgtagagaaaaatgaaagatcGGCCAATGTTGAGCGTTTATCACACCTTATAGATGACCTTAAAGAGCAGGAGAAATCCTATCTGAAATTTTTGCAAAAGATGCTT gctAGAGAAAATGAGGAGGATGATGTTCGGACTATAGATTCAGCTGTGGGATCTGGTTCTGTAGGTGAGAGCACATCGCTAAACATTGATGTGCAGTCTGAGGCTTCAGATACCACG GCCAGAGATCCTCAACAGGAAGCTAAAGAAGAATTGGAAAACTTGAAGAAACAGCATGATTTATTGAAAAGGATGCTacaacagcaggaggaattgAAGGCTCTTCAAGGAAGACAGGCAGCTCTTCTTGCTTTGCAGCATAAAGCAGAGCAAGCCATTGCTGTTCTGGATGATTCTG TTGTAACAGAAACTACAGGTAGTGTGTCAGGAGTGAGTCTTACATCAGAACTGAATGAAGAATTGAATGACTTAATTCAACGCTTTCACAACCAACTTCATGATTCTCAG ACACAGTCTGTGCCTGACAATAGAAGGCAAGCAGAAAGCCTCTCACTTACCAGAGAGATTTCACAAAGCAGAAACTCTTCAATGTGTGAACACCAGTCAGATGAGAAGGCACAGCTTTTTAACAAGATGCGAATGTTGCAGGGTAAAAAGCAAAAGATGGACAAACTATTAGGAGAACTTCATACACTTCGTGACCAACATCTAAATAACTCTTCCT TTTTTCCTGCTTCAAGTTCTCCTCAAAGGAGTGTTGATCAAAGAAGTACaacttcagctgcttctggtCCTGTAGGCATAGTAACTGTTGTCAATGGTGAACCAAACAGTCTGGCATCTGCTCCCTATCCTCCTGATTCCCTGGTTTCTCAAAATGAGAGTGAAGAGGATGAAAATCTAAATCCAACAGAAAAGCTTCA gaagctgAATGAGGTTCGTAAGAGACTGAATGAGTTACGTGAGTTAGTTCACTACTATGAGCAGACGTCTGATATGATGGCAGATGCTGTGAATGAAAACACtaaggaggaggaagaaacagaagaatcaGAAAGTGATTCTGAACATGAGGATCCCCAGCCTGTTACAAATATTAG AAACCCTCAAGGAATCAGTAGTTGGAGTGAAATAAATAGCAACTCAAATGTACAGTGTGGAGCTAATAACAGAGATGGAAGACATCTTAATACAGACTGTGAAATAAACAACCGATCTGCTGCTAATATAAGAACTCTAAACATGTCTTCTGCTTTAG ACTGTCATAATAGGGAGAATGACAAACGCCTTGATCTACCCCAAGGTGAAGATGATGAAGTGGAAGATCGAGTTAGTGAAGATTCCATGTCTAGTCACAGAAGCAGCCTGGGTGATGTGGCTGGAGATGCTGAGTTTGAGCAGAAGATCAATAGGCTTATAGCTGCAAAACAGAAGCTTAGACAGTTACAAAACCTTGCTGCCATGGTGCAG GATGATGATCCAGAGCCTCAAGGAGCAGTTGCAAATGCGTCTAATATTGGTGACTTGTTGGGTGAGGTGGAAGAGACAAAGCAACAACCAAACAATGTCCGAGCAAGTTCCaacaagttaaaaaaagatGTGCGACTGAATGAAAAAGCAAG AGAGAAGTTCTATGAAGCTaaacttcagcagcagcaacgGGAGCTTAAGCAGttacaagaagaaagaagaaaactgtttgaaatccaggaaaaaattcaAGTGTTGCAGAAAGCTTGTCCTGACCTTCAA ttGTCAGCTGGCCTGGGTAACTGTCCAGCAAATAGACAGACTTCACAAGCAACATCAACTCCAGCCACGAATGAGTGTAACACAGCTGGCAAGCCTTTATTTGAGTGTGATGAATCATTACCAGTAGGCAGTGAG TTATGGTCTGAGATGAGAAGACATGAGATTTTAAGAGAAGAATTGCGACAGAGAAGAAAGCAACTTGAAGCTTTAATGGCTGAAGATCAGAGAAGGAGAGAGCTTGCAGAAACAATATCTGCTGTTGCTGCATCTGTTAAAAGTGAAGGGTCAGAAGCTCAGTGTACTCCACGGCAGAGCAGGACTGAAAA GACAATGGCTACCTGGGGAGGTTCTACCCAGTGTGCCctagaggaagaaaatggagaTGAAGACGGTTATCTCTCTGATGGAGGTGGTCAggcagaagaagaggaagaagatgcaTCAAGTTTGAATGACAGTTTCTCTGTTTATCCCAATAACAACATACCAGAAAACGCCTATTTTGGTAAAGGAAACAAAGATAG GTGGAAAAACTGCCGTCCCCTTTCAGCAGATGGAAATTATCGGCCCGTGTCTAAGGCCAGGCAACAGCAAAACATAAATATGCGGCGTCAGGAAAATTTTCGGTGGATGTCTGAGCTTTCCTATGTGGAAGAAAAGGAGCGATGGCAAGAGCAGATCAATCAGTTGAAGAAACAGCATGAATTTAGTGTCAGCATTTGTCAAACTTTGATGCAGGATCAGCAG aCCCTCTCTTGCCTTCTGCAGACTTTGCTCACAGGACCCTATAGCATGATGCCCAATAATGTTGCATCTTCACAAATACATCTCATTATGCATCAGTTAAACCAGTGTTACACTCAACTGACTTGGCAGCAGAATAATGTCCAAAG gTTGAAACAAATGTTAAGTGATCTTATGCAGCAGCAAGAACAACAGTGTCAAGAGAAACCatcaagaaaggagagaggcAGTAGTGCACCGCCACCTCCATCTCCTGTTTTCTGTCCATTCAACTACCCTCCGCAACCTGTGAACCTCTTTAGTGTTCCAGGATTtactaatttttcttcctttgctccaG GTATTAACTGTAATCCAGTGTTTCCATCTGGTTTTGGAGATTTTGCACATAATGTTTCTCCAcgcagcagtgagcagcaggagcagcagcatcctctaGAACATAATACTTCTGGGAAAACAGAGTATATGGCATTCCCCAAACCCTTTGAAAGCAGTTCCTCTAAtggagcagaaaaacaaag GAATCATAGACAACCtgaagaggaaacagaaaaaagatcAACTTGGCTTGATGATAGccaagaaatgaagaaagatgATCAGTCTCAGCTGAATGCAGGTTTTGCAGTTTCAGTACAAAACATTGCTTCTGGTCATAAGAATCAGTGCGATATGAACCGGAGAAGAGAGTTTGATGAAGAGTCTTTGGAGAGTTTCAGCAGCATGCCTGATCCAATAGACCCAACTACTGTGACAAAGACATTTAGATCTAGAAAAGCATCAGCACAAGCAAGCCTGGCATCAAAAGATAAAACGCCCAAATCAAAGACTAAGAGGAAGAGTTCTTCTCAGCTAAAAGGCAGAACTAAAAATGCTG GTTATGAAAGTGCAAGTGCTTCTAGTGTGTGTGAGCCCTGCAAGAACAATAAAAGCAGACACTCTGATGACGTGGTTCATGCAAAGGTGTTCAGCAAAAGGAATCAGGAGcaattggaaaaaataattaaatacagTAGATCTACAGAAATGTCTTCAG CGCATGCTAGGAGAATTCTGCAGCAGTCTAACAGAAATGCATGCATTGAAGCGCCAG aaactGGTAGTGATCTTTCTATGTTTGAAGCTTTGCGAGACACAATTTATTCTGAAGTGGCAACTCTTATTTCTCAAAATGAGTCTCGTCCCCACTTTCTTATTGAACTTTTCCATGAGCTTCAGCTGCTAAATACAGATTATCTGAGGCAAAGGGCTCTATATGCTCTACAG GATATAGTGACCAGACATTTatgtgagaaaaatgaaaaagggaagTGTTCAAAATCACTGAATTCTTCAACATGGGTGGCATCAAATTCTGAACTCACTCCTAGTGAAAGTCTTGCCTCTACAGATGAT GAAACTTTTGGCAAGAACTTTTCTACAGAAGCATGTCAAGAATGTGAACGACCTGATGCAGACAATGGCAGTACTTTGTCTACTTCTTCAAATTTTGAACCCTTTGCCACTGATGACCTTG GCAACACAGTGATTCATTTAGATAAAGCTTTGTCTTGGATGAGGGAATATGAGCGTATGAAAGTTGAAGCTGAAAGTACCCTTGACTCTGAGGGCTGCTCTAGTAATTTTCAGGGTGCTTCTGCTGCTAAATTAGAAG GTCCAGGTACTGGTGAATGTCAGTCTGTGCCACAGTCAGGTGATGTTTCTGCAGTTCCATGTCCTCGTATAGATACTCAGCAGCTGGACCGGCAGATTAAAGCAATTATGAAGGAGGTCATTCCTTTTCTGAAG GAACACATGGATGAAGTCTGCTCTTCTCAATTACTGACATCAGTAAGACGTATGGTCTTGACTCTTACACAACAAAATGATGAAAGTAAAGAATTTGTGAAGTTCTTTCATAAGCAGCTTGGCAGTATACTTCAG GATTCACTGGCAAAATTTGCTGgtagaaaattaaaagattGTGGGGAGGATCTTCTTGTGGAGATCTCTGAAGTATTATTCAATGAATTAGCCTTTTTTAAACTCATGCAAGACTTGGATAGCAACAGTATTTCTGTAAAGCAGAGATGTAAACGAAAAATAGAAACCACTGAAGGAATGCAGTCTTATGCTAAAgag GCAAAAAAAGGTCTCCAGGTGGATGTTTGTTCTTCTGTTGAAGATGTCGATGAGGACAAA GACAAGGATGAGACTGAAACTGCTAAACAAGTACCGGACTCAGAAGTGTGTGCTGGTAACAGAGTGCCTGAAAATATTAGATCTGATGCATCTGAGcaagaggaagatgaggaaaGTGAAAGTGGTCCAGTGGCAATAA GTTTATCGAAAGCAGAAACCCAAGCTCTGACTAACTATGGCAGTGGAGAAGATGAGAATGAAGATGAAGAAATAGAATTTGAGGAAGGACCTGTTGATGTGCAAACATCACTACAAGCCAGCAGTGAAACAACTGAAAATGAACAG ACTTCAAACCAAGAGTTGACTAAGGCAAAAAGCAGTGAGATTTCGTCATCAGAACAACCTGCTAAAG GTGAACAAgatgtggctgcagctgtgcatcATTACTTCAGTGTCATGGAGAATACACCAGCTTTAACAGCCAATACCCCAGAATCCTTTATAACAGCCACTGTGAAAACTGAAGGATCAAGCTCATCTTTGACAGTGAATGAAACTCAAACACGAGATACCACATGTGCAGAAAACAAATCTGGTGCAAGTTCTGAAAGCTCCATGGCTGGCAGCCCTGATACAGAGTCACCTGTGCTAGTGAACGAATAT GAACCTGGTTCTGGAAATGTAAGTCAAAAATCTGATGAAGATGACTTTGTGAAAGTCGAAGACTTGCCCCTCAAACTTGCTGTATATTCAGAG GCagatttaatgaagaaaatggaaacagaggCCCAAACCAAGAGTTTGTCTGATGAATTACTGGATAGAGGTGGAGCTCAAGATCAGGAATTAGTAGGAGATGCCCAAACATTGAAAGAacctg